A window from Acidobacteriota bacterium encodes these proteins:
- a CDS encoding DUF2905 domain-containing protein: protein MEQTSAGQMIVFAGIALVIVGILVWSGALSWLGRLPGDIRIERDGFRLYVPITSMIVISIFLTALLAIIRRFR from the coding sequence ATGGAGCAAACGTCTGCCGGTCAGATGATCGTCTTTGCCGGGATCGCGCTGGTGATCGTCGGCATCCTCGTCTGGTCCGGCGCTCTCTCATGGCTCGGCAGGCTGCCCGGCGACATCAGGATCGAGCGAGATGGATTCCGTCTCTACGTACCGATCACCTCGATGATCGTGATCTCGATCTTTCTGACCGCACTGCTGGCGATCATCCGTCGCTTCCGGTAG
- a CDS encoding tetratricopeptide repeat protein has product MTTTPDSSRPSPTPSLSDLEEIQKLYDAGQFLKAWKRARSSGDPARWEQPEARVLAGRLMNQVGAVGAGSRHLYGTWRRHPGDAGARYYGVFSYRSYRGPLLARLLMMEVAPDEFPTPKDESDWLGLEAGVLGDLRDFDRAEKSLERAREISPDSSWLMVERTALFEKEDRLEEALSASETALELRPWFHPAVLAHAHVLTLVDRQIDAVMFLESALEHIESGQVCAFLASLYAERRMFDEALNAWALFERYSPIMDEQLRKRHAASLSHLHYLAGNYGESKRWAEAADDPMLDRIAERLGAEAGDRRRKEIAVPFIRQHHVTCAPTTVAMIGRHWSRENDHLAVAEEITYNGTPTHLERDWADRNGWVTREFTLDWEGAVELIDRELPFTLSTYFPGGGHEQAVVGYDAWRRTLLVRDPGAPSLAEYDMEKLLETQRSTGPRCMVMVPAESAGELEAIELRESWERDRLFEMQKALDEHDRVRAERELKELLARSPDGLPAFEGKRMMAAYDRNLVGLGRIYDKQVEKMPDDRLILHMSLPIVAELHGRGAEKAILEKLVAEEDPAAESFLALSQILSSEAGQEQRAERLLERHLRLIPGDSRSISLLASRRWQAGERRLGAELYRLAWTVADMDEGMAGQFFMASVLTGEREAALKILTERFERDGRKAGWPAMTLHNALLESHRTEDAFRVLEKAIEMRPEDGDLLLFAADAEARHGRWSRADELVERAVGRAHDRHVRSVRASIARYRGRLRDSLIEWSKVLDREPLAPEVWQSVAQLTMQVEGPEAAAGMLRSMIERFPYHLPLRRALIEYLREGERAEREAEIRALLEIEPADTWARRELAIVYAEAGREQDALGELQAAERIEGRDPSTSSLRGRILEQLGKPEEALAAFEDAIADGISEPYAVYSVLTMGDSDEKRRERATTILERMMQSEASPDAIVSWYEGSRELFLWDEMSQFLRKLHEAHPHQWMGGTLLVRHLVAFERAEDAVEVARGLVQRFPFVPMVWLRAADAYGAAGNEDEQRRTLQTVMELDPTASEAVVNLTNVMLNRQEVSQAKQLLEEASARSPLDPLIPYNLARVAWMTGNWEEAFRYFTRTLVLAPHMEDSWAGARASAERMGEPGRVAEVAEEIASQRPGDPRIPIARAESEIDPEKKIAILEGAIRQDPFFHDGYHALAETLVQLGRFDEAIELLESFGSGQTVLPVGIRGRIAWVRGQSGETEQAIAEMGDLLAENPDYRWGVEKLAEMYVSVGDAVNYRKQAARLTRLEPENVVSWNRLADAELFSENLVGAEKALERALRCDPYDGWSASVLFDLGIDRKRWTVAEKALQAIERQRQPGEAEWRRVRLATSMGDLDIALRVIETLAAYPGDTGRGLPTAISIAGEHGLAGPVREILNAQVRSGEASPTTAAEWARLEVRDGKWKEVEKYVATLTPGSELFVEVMQAFLETLVEIPGGLSRLAKIRKKYDSSIRSHPKLWGTMLWSFSTLGEYRKTLEFAGEWERREGLEPWMLLNVSLAHRHLGDDDRGAAATGFAMELAPDHSRSWHATWAAWDAAKDFAAEAGALLGDADPAELDAAHIAIRSLTIAVLEAGGRDEGWRERVDAHLDIAMKSYRTILPRNDLVRRLFFAALRLIRRSEGTGWLVWKRRFSLILR; this is encoded by the coding sequence ATGACGACGACCCCGGACTCCTCCCGACCATCGCCGACCCCGTCGCTTTCCGATCTCGAAGAGATTCAGAAGCTCTACGACGCGGGGCAGTTTCTGAAAGCATGGAAAAGAGCGAGATCGTCAGGCGATCCTGCGCGATGGGAGCAGCCGGAAGCGCGCGTGCTCGCGGGACGTCTCATGAATCAGGTCGGTGCCGTCGGCGCCGGGAGCCGCCACCTCTACGGCACCTGGCGGCGTCATCCCGGTGACGCCGGGGCCCGCTACTACGGAGTCTTCAGCTACCGATCTTACCGCGGACCTCTTCTGGCGCGGCTCCTGATGATGGAGGTCGCTCCCGATGAGTTTCCGACCCCGAAGGACGAGTCCGACTGGCTGGGCCTCGAGGCCGGCGTCCTCGGAGATCTGCGCGATTTCGACCGTGCGGAGAAGTCGCTGGAAAGAGCACGTGAGATCTCCCCCGACAGCTCATGGCTGATGGTGGAGCGTACCGCGCTGTTCGAAAAAGAGGATCGTCTCGAGGAGGCGCTCTCCGCCAGCGAGACAGCGCTCGAACTGCGTCCCTGGTTCCATCCCGCGGTTCTGGCGCACGCGCATGTGCTCACGCTCGTGGACAGACAGATCGATGCGGTTATGTTCCTCGAGTCCGCACTCGAGCACATCGAGTCGGGGCAGGTGTGCGCATTTCTCGCGTCGCTCTACGCGGAACGGAGAATGTTCGATGAAGCGCTCAATGCATGGGCGCTTTTCGAGCGCTATTCACCGATCATGGACGAGCAACTTCGCAAACGTCACGCGGCGAGCCTGTCGCATCTGCATTACCTCGCCGGCAACTACGGGGAGTCGAAGCGTTGGGCCGAGGCGGCGGACGACCCGATGCTCGACCGCATCGCCGAACGGCTCGGGGCCGAGGCCGGGGACCGCAGACGGAAGGAGATCGCGGTTCCATTCATCAGACAGCATCATGTGACCTGTGCCCCGACCACCGTGGCGATGATCGGCCGGCACTGGAGCCGGGAGAACGATCATCTGGCGGTCGCCGAGGAGATTACATACAACGGCACGCCCACCCACCTCGAGCGGGACTGGGCGGATCGCAACGGATGGGTCACCCGCGAGTTCACGCTCGACTGGGAAGGAGCGGTCGAGCTCATCGACAGGGAGCTGCCGTTCACGCTGTCGACCTACTTCCCGGGAGGTGGACATGAACAGGCGGTCGTCGGATACGACGCATGGCGGCGAACTCTTCTCGTGCGGGATCCGGGGGCTCCGTCGCTCGCCGAGTACGACATGGAGAAACTTCTGGAGACCCAGCGATCGACCGGACCTCGATGCATGGTGATGGTGCCGGCCGAGTCAGCCGGCGAGCTGGAGGCGATCGAGCTTCGCGAATCGTGGGAGCGCGACCGTCTGTTCGAAATGCAGAAGGCGCTCGACGAGCACGACCGCGTGCGCGCGGAGCGCGAGCTGAAGGAACTTCTGGCGCGATCTCCCGATGGTCTCCCCGCCTTCGAAGGCAAGCGGATGATGGCTGCTTACGATCGCAACCTGGTCGGACTCGGACGGATCTACGACAAACAAGTCGAGAAGATGCCGGACGACCGGCTGATCCTCCACATGAGTCTTCCGATCGTGGCGGAGCTGCATGGGCGGGGCGCGGAGAAGGCGATCCTCGAAAAGCTGGTCGCCGAAGAAGATCCGGCAGCCGAATCTTTTCTCGCCCTGTCGCAGATACTCAGCTCGGAGGCCGGGCAGGAGCAGCGGGCGGAGCGCCTCCTCGAGCGCCACCTGCGACTGATCCCCGGAGATTCGAGATCAATATCGCTTCTGGCGTCACGCCGCTGGCAGGCCGGAGAGCGCCGTCTCGGCGCCGAGCTGTACCGGCTCGCCTGGACGGTTGCCGACATGGACGAAGGGATGGCGGGGCAGTTCTTCATGGCCTCCGTTCTGACCGGCGAGCGGGAAGCGGCGCTGAAGATCCTCACCGAGCGGTTCGAGCGCGATGGCCGCAAGGCAGGCTGGCCGGCGATGACTCTGCACAACGCGTTGCTCGAATCGCACCGCACGGAGGATGCGTTCCGGGTCCTGGAGAAGGCAATCGAAATGCGGCCTGAGGACGGGGATCTGCTCCTCTTCGCCGCCGATGCAGAGGCGCGTCACGGTCGGTGGTCGCGAGCGGACGAGCTCGTCGAACGGGCTGTGGGACGTGCGCACGATCGTCATGTGCGTTCCGTCCGCGCGTCGATCGCACGGTACCGCGGCCGGCTCAGAGACTCGCTCATCGAGTGGAGCAAAGTCCTCGACCGGGAGCCCCTCGCCCCGGAGGTCTGGCAGTCCGTGGCGCAGCTGACGATGCAGGTGGAGGGACCCGAGGCGGCTGCCGGAATGCTCCGATCGATGATCGAACGGTTTCCGTACCATCTTCCGCTTCGCCGTGCGCTGATCGAGTATCTGCGTGAAGGAGAGAGAGCCGAGCGCGAAGCGGAGATCCGTGCACTGCTGGAGATCGAACCTGCCGACACATGGGCGCGGCGCGAGCTCGCGATCGTCTACGCGGAGGCGGGGCGCGAACAGGATGCGCTGGGCGAGCTCCAAGCGGCCGAGAGGATCGAAGGACGCGATCCATCGACTTCGAGCCTGCGCGGCAGGATTCTCGAGCAGCTGGGCAAACCCGAGGAAGCACTGGCGGCATTCGAGGACGCAATCGCGGATGGCATCAGCGAGCCCTACGCCGTCTACTCCGTTCTCACAATGGGGGACAGCGACGAGAAGAGGCGCGAGAGAGCCACGACGATTCTCGAGCGGATGATGCAATCAGAGGCGAGCCCCGACGCGATTGTCAGCTGGTACGAAGGAAGCCGGGAGCTGTTTCTCTGGGATGAGATGTCACAGTTCCTCAGAAAGCTCCACGAAGCGCATCCTCACCAGTGGATGGGAGGAACGCTTCTCGTGCGACACCTGGTGGCTTTCGAACGGGCCGAGGATGCAGTCGAGGTGGCCCGCGGCCTGGTGCAGCGCTTCCCGTTCGTTCCGATGGTGTGGCTGCGGGCAGCCGATGCGTACGGAGCCGCAGGAAACGAGGATGAACAGCGCCGGACTCTCCAGACGGTCATGGAGCTCGATCCGACCGCCTCCGAGGCGGTCGTGAATCTGACCAACGTCATGCTCAACCGGCAGGAGGTGAGTCAGGCGAAGCAGCTTCTCGAAGAGGCATCGGCTCGCAGCCCGCTCGATCCTCTGATTCCCTACAATCTCGCGCGAGTCGCCTGGATGACGGGTAACTGGGAAGAGGCCTTCCGGTACTTCACCCGCACGCTCGTGCTCGCGCCGCACATGGAAGACTCCTGGGCCGGAGCACGCGCCTCGGCTGAGCGAATGGGAGAGCCGGGCCGGGTCGCGGAGGTCGCTGAGGAGATCGCCAGCCAGCGTCCCGGCGACCCGCGGATTCCGATCGCGAGGGCGGAGTCGGAGATCGACCCGGAAAAGAAAATTGCCATTCTCGAGGGCGCCATCCGCCAGGATCCGTTCTTCCACGACGGCTACCACGCACTGGCCGAAACGCTGGTCCAGCTCGGCCGGTTCGACGAAGCGATCGAGCTGCTCGAGTCTTTCGGAAGCGGTCAGACAGTTCTGCCGGTCGGGATTCGCGGCAGGATCGCATGGGTCCGTGGTCAAAGCGGCGAGACGGAGCAGGCGATCGCCGAGATGGGCGACCTCCTCGCCGAGAATCCGGATTACCGATGGGGAGTCGAGAAGCTTGCCGAGATGTACGTGAGTGTCGGCGACGCGGTGAACTATCGGAAGCAGGCAGCCCGTCTCACCCGGCTCGAACCGGAGAATGTCGTCTCCTGGAACAGGCTCGCCGATGCCGAGCTCTTTTCCGAGAACCTGGTGGGAGCGGAAAAGGCCCTGGAGCGCGCACTCCGCTGCGATCCCTATGACGGATGGAGCGCGTCGGTGCTATTCGACCTCGGCATCGATCGGAAGCGCTGGACAGTTGCGGAGAAGGCGCTTCAGGCCATCGAGCGCCAGCGCCAGCCGGGTGAAGCGGAGTGGCGCCGCGTCCGGCTCGCGACCTCGATGGGAGATCTCGACATCGCGCTTCGCGTCATCGAGACGCTCGCCGCCTATCCGGGGGATACGGGGCGGGGACTTCCGACCGCAATCTCGATCGCAGGGGAGCACGGCCTCGCCGGACCGGTCCGGGAAATCCTGAATGCGCAGGTTCGATCCGGCGAGGCGAGCCCGACGACGGCGGCCGAATGGGCTCGGCTGGAAGTTCGTGACGGCAAATGGAAAGAGGTCGAAAAGTACGTTGCGACGCTGACACCGGGATCCGAGCTATTCGTGGAAGTGATGCAGGCCTTTCTGGAGACGCTCGTCGAGATTCCGGGGGGACTTTCCCGGCTCGCAAAGATCCGGAAAAAGTACGACTCGTCGATCCGGTCTCATCCGAAGCTGTGGGGCACCATGCTGTGGAGCTTCTCGACGCTCGGGGAGTACCGGAAGACGCTCGAATTCGCCGGGGAGTGGGAACGTCGCGAGGGGCTCGAGCCCTGGATGCTTCTTAATGTCTCGCTCGCTCATCGCCATCTCGGCGACGACGACAGAGGAGCAGCGGCGACTGGCTTTGCGATGGAGCTTGCTCCCGATCACTCGCGCTCGTGGCATGCCACATGGGCTGCCTGGGACGCTGCGAAAGATTTCGCCGCGGAGGCCGGCGCTCTGCTCGGTGACGCTGATCCCGCGGAGCTGGATGCGGCCCACATCGCGATCAGGAGCCTGACGATTGCAGTCCTCGAGGCCGGGGGTCGCGACGAAGGCTGGCGCGAGAGAGTCGACGCACATCTCGACATCGCCATGAAGTCCTACCGCACTATCCTTCCGAGGAACGATCTCGTGCGGCGTCTGTTTTTCGCGGCGTTGCGGCTCATCAGAAGGAGCGAGGGCACCGGCTGGCTCGTCTGGAAGCGGCGCTTCAGCCTGATCCTCCGCTGA
- a CDS encoding deoxyhypusine synthase family protein — translation MTRPITDFIDHHYRHFNAAALKAASKGYNDHLDRGGKMMVTLAGAMSTAEIGLSLAEMIRREKVHFITCTGANLEEDVFNLVAHDHYEHVPNYRELTPADEARLLERHLNRVTDTCIPEHEAMRRIEKAVLDRWMDADAKGEQYFPHEFMYQILLDGKLETQIDPKNSWLVAAAEKNLPMFVPGWEDSTLGNMYAGHCIDGDVKNVHTVRTGIEYMIELAEIYTETSKKSSIGFFQIGGGIAGDFPICVVPMLHQDLRRDDVPLWGYFCQISDSTTSYGSYSGAVPNEKITWGKLGVDTPKFIIESDASIVVPLMFAYILGM, via the coding sequence ATGACCAGACCGATCACCGACTTCATCGATCATCACTACCGCCACTTCAATGCGGCCGCGCTCAAGGCGGCGTCGAAGGGCTACAACGACCATCTCGACCGGGGAGGAAAGATGATGGTCACACTGGCGGGTGCGATGAGCACCGCAGAGATCGGTCTGAGCCTCGCGGAGATGATCCGTCGTGAGAAGGTTCATTTCATTACGTGCACGGGGGCGAACCTCGAGGAAGACGTCTTCAATCTGGTGGCGCACGATCACTACGAGCACGTTCCGAATTATCGCGAGCTGACTCCCGCGGACGAAGCACGACTGCTGGAGCGGCACCTCAACCGCGTCACCGATACCTGCATCCCGGAGCACGAGGCGATGCGGCGAATCGAAAAGGCGGTTCTCGACCGGTGGATGGACGCCGATGCGAAGGGGGAGCAGTACTTTCCTCACGAGTTCATGTATCAGATCCTCCTCGATGGAAAGCTCGAGACGCAGATCGATCCGAAAAACTCCTGGCTGGTCGCCGCCGCCGAGAAGAATCTCCCGATGTTCGTTCCCGGCTGGGAGGACTCGACGCTCGGCAACATGTACGCGGGCCACTGCATCGACGGGGACGTGAAGAACGTCCATACCGTCCGAACCGGGATCGAGTACATGATCGAGCTGGCCGAGATCTATACCGAAACCTCGAAAAAGTCATCGATCGGGTTCTTCCAGATCGGCGGAGGGATCGCGGGAGACTTTCCGATCTGTGTCGTTCCGATGCTTCACCAGGACCTGCGCCGCGACGATGTTCCGCTGTGGGGATATTTCTGTCAGATCAGCGACTCCACGACCAGCTACGGCTCCTACTCCGGCGCGGTTCCGAACGAGAAGATCACCTGGGGAAAGCTCGGGGTCGACACCCCGAAGTTCATCATCGAGTCCGACGCTTCGATCGTCGTGCCGCTGATGTTCGCCTACATTCTCGGAATGTAG
- a CDS encoding prolyl oligopeptidase family serine peptidase, translating into MPKTFLLNLIMAATPLMAQTTEDPYIWLEDIDGERAMAWVREQNARTAKELESEEIYPQLYRDALAALNSESRIPSVSIRGDYVYNLWKDEAHPRGIYRRATLASFRSGDPEWQTIFDIDAMSKADGEQWVFRGLNCLEPEYRKCLLSLSPGGTDAVMVREYDLEELEFVEDGFNLPVAKHRISWRDEDAVYIGTDFGTGTMTTSGYPRIAKLWKRGTPLAQAEMIREGDIDSVAVAAYRLHGDEVAVDLVNESPTFWTNDYIYLGGDEPRPLALPDSAEIEGAYKGELVISLKEDWNRGGSRLEQGWVLIGSPEVFMGDGEIEVLVRPDASEVVESVRTTKEGILVTMLDNVRGRLYRYERGEDGWTRREISFPDNGAINVGSVDDATGNFFVQYESFTTPPTLYFVSGPSWKPVKVVAQEPTFGGSRYEVSQNWATSKDGTKVPYFVVMRKGTKLDGTNPTHIFSYGGFRNALTPSYSGSYEAHFGAYGKGWLDRGGVFVLANIRGGGEFGPAWHAAALRENRPRSFEDFEAIAEDLIERKITSPEHLGIEGRSNGGLLVTATMTRRPDLYGATIVGSPLVDMKRYHELLAGASWMAEYGDPDVPADWEYMRMWSPYQNFRDGVDYPPTFVYASTRDDRVHPGHARKTVAKLLELGEEVYYWENIEGGHGASSTNEQTAHRIALSYTHLWRELGGSGEEPAARRIDRKE; encoded by the coding sequence ATGCCGAAGACTTTCCTTTTGAACCTGATCATGGCAGCGACACCCCTGATGGCTCAGACCACTGAGGATCCTTATATATGGCTGGAGGATATCGATGGCGAGCGTGCGATGGCCTGGGTGCGCGAGCAGAATGCCAGGACCGCGAAAGAGCTCGAATCGGAGGAAATCTATCCCCAGCTGTACCGCGATGCGCTTGCCGCTCTCAATTCCGAGAGCCGGATCCCCTCGGTGTCGATCCGCGGCGATTACGTCTACAACCTCTGGAAGGATGAAGCGCATCCTCGAGGGATCTATCGGCGCGCGACGCTCGCCAGTTTTCGCTCCGGAGACCCCGAATGGCAGACGATCTTCGACATCGATGCGATGTCGAAGGCCGATGGCGAGCAATGGGTATTCAGAGGGCTGAACTGTCTCGAACCGGAGTACCGAAAGTGCCTGCTGTCGCTTTCGCCCGGGGGAACCGACGCCGTCATGGTGCGTGAGTACGACCTCGAGGAGCTGGAGTTCGTCGAGGACGGGTTCAATCTTCCGGTCGCCAAACACCGGATTTCATGGCGTGACGAAGACGCCGTCTACATCGGCACCGACTTCGGCACCGGCACGATGACGACCTCCGGTTATCCGCGCATCGCGAAGCTCTGGAAACGGGGGACTCCGTTGGCTCAGGCGGAGATGATCCGCGAAGGAGACATCGACTCGGTTGCGGTCGCCGCCTACAGGTTGCACGGCGACGAGGTCGCCGTCGATCTCGTCAACGAGAGTCCGACGTTCTGGACGAACGACTACATCTATCTCGGGGGGGACGAGCCTCGGCCCCTCGCCCTTCCCGACAGCGCCGAGATCGAAGGGGCGTACAAGGGCGAACTGGTCATCTCGCTGAAGGAGGACTGGAATCGCGGAGGATCCAGGCTGGAGCAGGGATGGGTGCTGATCGGAAGTCCCGAGGTATTTATGGGTGATGGCGAGATCGAAGTTCTCGTCAGACCCGACGCGAGCGAGGTCGTGGAGTCGGTGAGAACGACGAAGGAGGGCATTCTCGTCACGATGCTCGACAACGTACGAGGACGCCTCTACCGCTACGAGCGGGGCGAGGATGGCTGGACCCGGAGGGAGATCTCGTTTCCGGACAACGGAGCGATCAACGTCGGCTCGGTCGACGACGCAACGGGCAACTTCTTCGTTCAGTACGAGTCGTTCACCACGCCGCCGACTCTCTATTTCGTTTCCGGTCCCTCCTGGAAACCGGTGAAGGTCGTGGCGCAGGAGCCGACATTCGGCGGCTCGCGCTACGAGGTGAGCCAGAACTGGGCGACGTCGAAAGACGGAACGAAGGTTCCCTACTTCGTCGTGATGAGGAAAGGGACGAAGCTCGACGGAACGAATCCCACCCACATCTTCTCGTACGGCGGATTCCGTAACGCGCTGACGCCGTCGTACTCCGGGTCGTACGAGGCGCACTTCGGGGCGTACGGGAAGGGCTGGCTCGATCGAGGCGGGGTGTTCGTTCTTGCGAACATTCGCGGCGGGGGAGAGTTCGGACCCGCGTGGCATGCGGCCGCTCTTCGTGAGAACCGGCCTCGTTCATTCGAAGACTTCGAGGCGATTGCCGAGGATCTGATCGAGCGGAAAATCACATCGCCGGAGCATCTCGGGATCGAGGGGCGAAGCAATGGAGGGTTGCTCGTCACCGCCACCATGACGCGCAGACCCGATCTTTACGGCGCCACGATCGTCGGATCACCGCTGGTCGACATGAAGCGCTATCACGAGCTTCTGGCCGGGGCGAGCTGGATGGCCGAGTACGGCGATCCCGATGTTCCTGCGGATTGGGAGTACATGCGGATGTGGTCGCCGTACCAGAATTTCCGCGATGGCGTCGACTATCCGCCGACATTCGTTTACGCGTCGACGCGCGACGACCGGGTTCACCCGGGACACGCGAGAAAGACGGTCGCGAAGCTTCTCGAGCTCGGCGAAGAGGTCTATTACTGGGAGAACATCGAGGGAGGCCACGGCGCGAGCAGCACCAACGAACAGACTGCGCACCGGATCGCGCTGTCGTACACGCATCTCTGGCGCGAGCTCGGAGGCTCGGGGGAAGAGCCAGCGGCGCGCCGGATCGACCGTAAAGAGTAG